The following proteins are co-located in the Hevea brasiliensis isolate MT/VB/25A 57/8 chromosome 11, ASM3005281v1, whole genome shotgun sequence genome:
- the LOC131170555 gene encoding E3 ubiquitin ligase PQT3-like, which translates to MPIYFKFFSAKEYDSISVDGSVISVDALKRKIFEYKYKSNMKSHSNGLCFGTDLDLVVINAQTNDCYVDDMLIPNNTRVLIRRIPGTRRGKPIDAATIVVIEKQQPLSSSYRTGSSNTETVVTASSRSTPVNTGVSSASASAITSLSSTKCSGDASFGYDDWFGDDVFVIPRMKPAQSSMTSVDVESDEDSKIKALVNTPALDWQLEGSIGVGSRTQGVNGRGCGRMDGHSFGGLWKKTPPEGYICHRCKVPGHFIQYCPTNGDPNYDFKRVRPPTGIPKSMLVPNPDGSYVLSSGATAVLQPNDDAFKKEIFGCFPSKRSWSVSDLPPELLCPLCKQVMKDAALTSKCCFKSFCDKCIRDHLIISKLKCECGAANVLADSLIPNMTLRDTINCFVESSCGNSSSGENAKSNSFRVMDVESAHCSQPQISTKKLPAGSFQESKKTTLDNIEDEANKMKLLDDPYQIAKKARTTRAADVSEATVGSTRMKDTSVLVVEEEVQEEVVSREGGKNRKVAEDEVQKKLVFSRGGKKKRGIKNSQDDSHSFLMPVGSYAYNPYWAGVQAGMEGYVAPYYAAGAMNYGLSPFGTTFNGMMNQASFSMKQMCGRQ; encoded by the coding sequence ATGccgatatattttaaatttttcagtGCCAAAGAGTATGATTCCATCTCTGTGGATGGCTCTGTTATTTCTGTTGATGCTTTGAAAAGGAAAATTTTTGAATATAAGTATAAATCTAATATGAAGTCTCATTCTAATGGTCTATGTTTTGGTACTGATTTGGACCTTGTGGTCATTAATGCCCAGACCAATGAttgttatgttgatgatatgttgATTCCTAACAATACTCGTGTCTTGATTCGCCGTATTCCTGGAACGAGGCGTGGCAAGCCCATAGACGCTGCAACTATTGTTGTTATTGAAAAGCAACAGCCACTTAGTTCCTCTTATCGCACTGGTTCATCCAATACCGAAACTGTTGTTACTGCTTCATCCAGAAGCACCCCCGTAAATACTGGTGTTAGTTCTGCGTCTGCAAGTGCTATTACTAGTTTGTCCTCAACAAAATGCAGCGGAGACGCAAGTTTTGGATATGATGATTGGTTTGGGGACGATGTGTTTGTGATTCCCAGAATGAAGCCAGCTCAGTCTAGCATGACAAGTGTAGATGTGGAATCTGATGAGGACAGCAAGATTAAGGCTTTAGTCAATACTCCAGCCTTGGACTGGCAGCTTGAAGGTTCTATTGGTGTGGGTTCTAGGACCCAAGGCGTGAATGGTAGGGGTTGCGGAAGAATGGATGGCCATAGTTTTGGTGGATTGTGGAAGAAAACGCCCCCAGAAGGTTATATATGTCACAGGTGTAAGGTGCCGGGACATTTTATTCAGTATTGCCCAACAAATGGAGatccaaattatgatttcaaaAGAGTAAGGCCTCCTACTGGTATTCCCAAGTCGATGCTGGTGCCAAACCCAGATGGCTCTTATGTTTTGTCAAGTGGTGCAACTGCTGTTTTGCAGCCTAATGATGATGCTTTTAAGAAGGAAATTTTTGGCTGCTTCCCTTCAAAGAGATCCTGGTCTGTTAGTGATCTTCCACCAGAACTCCTCTGCCCCTTGTGCAAGCAAGTAATGAAAGATGCTGCATTGACTAGCAAATGCTGTTTCAAGAGCTTTTGTGATAAATGTATTAGAGACCATCTAATCATCTCTAAGTTGAAATGTGAATGTGGAGCAGCAAACGTCCTTGCTGATTCTCTGATTCCAAACATGACACTTAGAGATACAATTAATTGCTTTGTGGAGTCTAGTTGTGGTAATAGCAGTAGCGGTGAAAATGCCAAAAGCAACTCTTTTCGAGTTATGGATGTGGAATCGGCTCACTGTTCGCAACCTCAGATTTCTACAAAAAAACTGCCTGCAGGATCATTTCAGGAATCGAAGAAGACAACTCTTGATAATATAGAAGACGAGGCAAATAAAATGAAGCTTCTTGATGATCCATACCAGATTGCTAAAAAAGCTAGAACTACAAGAGCAGCTGATGTATCTGAAGCCACTGTTGGGTCAACGAGAATGAAGGATACAAGTGTTCTGGTGGTTGAGGAAGAAGTGCAGGAAGAGGTGGTTTCTCGCGAGGGAGGAAAGAATAGGAAAGTGGCTGAGGATGAAGTTCAGAAAAAATTGGTTTTCAGCAGgggaggaaagaaaaagagaggaatAAAAAATTCTCAAGATGACTCTCACAGCTTTTTGATGCCTGTTGGCTCTTATGCCTATAATCCATATTGGGCTGGTGTGCAGGCGGGGATGGAAGGATACGTAGCACCTTATTATGCTGCTGGTGCAATGAATTATGGGCTGAGCCCCTTTGGGACTACATTCAATGGCATGATGAATCAAGCCTCTTTCAGTATGAAGCAAATGTGCGGCAGGCAATGA